The proteins below are encoded in one region of Metabacillus dongyingensis:
- a CDS encoding beta-ketoacyl-ACP synthase III, with product MSAGIIGIGRYNPERVVTNADLEKIMDTSDEWIRTRTGIEERRLANDETDTSDMAYYAAKKAIENAGITAEDIDMILVATVTPDQAFPSVACMLQEKLGAKKVAAMDLSAACAGFMYGLITAQQFIETGAYQNVLVVGVEKLSKITDWNDRNTAVLFGDGAGAAVVSKVTPGKGFLAFELGSDGSGGKHLYQDEKLIMNGREVFKFAVRQMGESSVNVIEKAGLKKEDVDYLIPHQANIRIMEAARERLELPVEKMSKTVHKYGNTSAASIPISLVEELEAGTIKDGDVLVMVGFGGGLTWGAIAMRWGK from the coding sequence ATGAGTGCAGGGATAATTGGAATCGGACGGTATAATCCAGAACGCGTTGTAACAAATGCGGATTTGGAGAAAATAATGGATACGTCGGATGAATGGATACGCACACGGACTGGTATTGAAGAGCGAAGACTTGCAAATGATGAAACAGATACTTCTGATATGGCCTATTATGCCGCAAAAAAAGCAATTGAGAATGCGGGAATAACAGCTGAAGATATAGATATGATCTTGGTGGCTACTGTCACACCTGATCAGGCCTTCCCATCTGTAGCGTGTATGCTTCAAGAAAAATTGGGAGCAAAAAAAGTGGCTGCGATGGATTTGAGCGCAGCATGCGCGGGCTTTATGTATGGATTAATTACGGCCCAGCAATTTATTGAAACAGGTGCTTATCAAAATGTTCTTGTAGTAGGAGTAGAAAAACTCTCAAAAATCACAGACTGGAATGACCGGAATACAGCTGTTCTTTTTGGAGATGGCGCAGGAGCAGCAGTCGTCAGTAAAGTTACACCGGGCAAAGGTTTCCTTGCATTTGAGCTTGGATCAGACGGTTCTGGCGGAAAGCATCTCTATCAGGATGAGAAGCTTATTATGAATGGACGCGAGGTGTTTAAATTTGCGGTCAGACAAATGGGTGAATCCAGCGTAAATGTTATTGAAAAGGCAGGACTTAAAAAGGAAGATGTTGATTACTTGATTCCGCATCAGGCAAACATCCGAATTATGGAAGCTGCCAGAGAACGTTTAGAGCTTCCGGTGGAAAAAATGTCAAAAACGGTTCACAAGTATGGGAATACTTCTGCAGCATCTATTCCTATTTCTCTTGTTGAAGAACTGGAAGCAGGAACGATTAAAGACGGAGACGTCCTTGTTATGGTTGGTTTTGGCGGAGGTTTAACATGGGGTGCCATTGCTATGAGATGGGGCAAATAA